One Streptomyces sp. NBC_00554 DNA segment encodes these proteins:
- a CDS encoding CAP domain-containing protein, with protein MGRHRRSAAGRAATGRATGGTDTRTDRTVIDGPYGPENLYGYAAVADFPSGASARSHRKRKGATPVRTGLLGVSAAVALGTVAVAAGVLPGSENYSLGGGGNNADNVQAAGSPSSVETQQGGTSGSAEDERDDTGTSRDAERSASPSAAPSTPSAAPTTEPAKKPTVKPTKTKTPSKPAEKETKAPKTTAPVTVSAETAAEAAVLELVNTERAKVGCSPVAANSALSELASVFSEDMAARGFFDHTDPDGATPWDRAATAGITNLGGENIARGQSTAEAVMEAWMNSPGHRANILNCDFKTLGVGVHIASGGPWWTQDFGY; from the coding sequence ATGGGACGCCACCGACGCTCAGCCGCCGGCCGCGCCGCCACAGGTCGCGCCACCGGGGGCACGGACACCCGCACGGACCGCACGGTCATAGACGGTCCCTACGGGCCGGAGAACCTGTACGGCTACGCGGCAGTCGCCGACTTCCCGAGCGGCGCCTCCGCCCGCTCGCACCGCAAGAGGAAGGGTGCGACCCCCGTACGTACGGGGCTGCTCGGCGTGTCCGCCGCCGTGGCCCTGGGCACCGTCGCCGTCGCGGCCGGTGTGCTGCCCGGCAGTGAGAACTACTCGCTCGGCGGTGGCGGCAACAACGCCGACAACGTGCAAGCCGCAGGCTCCCCGTCCAGCGTGGAGACCCAGCAGGGCGGAACCTCGGGCAGCGCGGAGGACGAGCGCGACGACACGGGGACGAGCCGTGACGCCGAGCGCTCCGCCTCCCCCTCGGCCGCCCCCTCCACACCGTCGGCCGCTCCGACGACGGAACCGGCGAAGAAGCCCACGGTCAAGCCCACCAAGACGAAGACCCCGTCGAAGCCGGCCGAGAAGGAAACGAAGGCTCCGAAGACCACCGCCCCCGTGACGGTGTCCGCCGAGACTGCGGCCGAGGCCGCGGTGCTCGAGCTGGTCAACACGGAGCGGGCCAAGGTGGGTTGCAGCCCGGTGGCGGCGAACAGCGCCCTGTCGGAACTGGCTTCGGTCTTCAGTGAGGACATGGCCGCGCGCGGCTTCTTCGACCACACCGACCCGGATGGCGCCACCCCCTGGGACCGTGCGGCGACCGCCGGGATCACCAACCTGGGCGGCGAGAACATAGCCCGCGGGCAGTCCACCGCCGAGGCCGTGATGGAAGCCTGGATGAACAGCCCCGGCCACCGCGCCAACATCCTGAACTGCGACTTCAAGACGCTGGGCGTAGGCGTGCACATCGCCTCCGGCGGCCCTTGGTGGACGCAGGACTTCGGCTACTGA
- a CDS encoding cell division initiation protein codes for MDVQKKLDEIVASVGSARSMPMSASCVVNRAELLAMLEEVRQALPGSLAQAEELIGGREQMVEHARQEAERIIETAHAERGSLISDTEVARRSQAEADRIITEARQEAEEVRAEADDYVDSKLANFEVVLTKTLGSVGRGREKLLGTGPGVDDQGYEDEDAPERSHDPETLRRSADEYVDVKLGAFEAVLAKTLDAVGRGRQKLHGRIASDDLGLLTEDGTPVHHTNDNDYLAGLAGTEAPEQPAEPQAPEIPAQQQGYVQQDAYAYQQQAPDPYGYQQQYAQQDAYGYQQQTADPYAAYPQQQGYDQQPAYDQSQQQAYPQPQGHAQDPHAQALDETSLFDTSMISAEQLRAYEQGR; via the coding sequence GTGGACGTGCAGAAGAAGCTCGATGAGATCGTCGCGTCGGTCGGCAGCGCCCGTTCCATGCCCATGTCGGCCTCGTGCGTGGTCAACCGCGCCGAGCTGCTCGCCATGCTCGAAGAGGTGCGTCAGGCGCTGCCCGGCTCCCTCGCACAGGCCGAGGAGCTGATCGGCGGCCGCGAGCAGATGGTCGAGCACGCCCGCCAGGAGGCCGAGCGGATCATCGAGACCGCGCACGCCGAGCGCGGCTCACTGATCTCCGACACGGAGGTCGCCCGGCGCTCCCAGGCCGAGGCCGACCGCATCATCACCGAGGCCCGCCAGGAGGCCGAGGAAGTCCGCGCGGAGGCCGACGACTACGTCGACTCCAAGCTCGCCAACTTCGAGGTCGTCCTCACCAAGACCCTCGGCTCCGTCGGCCGCGGCCGCGAGAAGCTCCTCGGCACCGGCCCCGGGGTCGACGACCAGGGGTACGAGGACGAGGACGCCCCCGAGCGCAGCCACGACCCGGAGACCCTGCGCCGGAGCGCCGACGAGTACGTCGACGTCAAGCTCGGCGCCTTCGAGGCCGTCCTCGCCAAGACCCTGGACGCCGTCGGCCGCGGCCGCCAGAAGCTGCACGGCCGGATCGCCAGCGACGACCTCGGCCTCCTCACGGAGGACGGGACACCCGTGCACCACACGAACGACAACGACTACCTGGCGGGCCTCGCGGGCACGGAGGCCCCCGAGCAGCCCGCGGAGCCCCAGGCCCCGGAGATCCCGGCCCAGCAGCAGGGCTACGTCCAGCAGGACGCGTACGCCTATCAGCAGCAGGCCCCGGATCCGTACGGATACCAGCAGCAGTACGCCCAGCAGGACGCGTACGGCTATCAGCAGCAGACCGCCGACCCGTACGCCGCCTACCCGCAGCAGCAGGGCTACGACCAGCAGCCGGCGTACGACCAGAGCCAGCAGCAGGCCTACCCGCAGCCGCAGGGGCACGCCCAGGACCCGCACGCGCAGGCGCTCGACGAGACCAGCCTCTTCGACACGAGCATGATCAGTGCGGAGCAGCTGCGGGCGTACGAACAGGGGCGCTGA
- the smc gene encoding chromosome segregation protein SMC — translation MHLKALTLRGFKSFASATTLRFEPGITCVVGPNGSGKSNVVDALSWVMGEQGAKSLRGGKMEDVIFAGTTGRPPLGRAEVSLTIDNSDGALPIEYAEVTITRIMFRNGGSEYQLNGDTCRLLDIQELLSDSGIGREMHVIVGQGQLDSVLHADPMGRRAFIEEAAGVLKHRKRKEKALRKLDAMQANMARVQDLTDELRRQLKPLGRQAAVARRAAVIQADLRDARLRLLADDLVRLRQALQTEIADEAALKERKEAAEAELKKAQQREALLEDEVRQLTPRLQRAQQTWYELSQLAERVRGTISLADARVKSATSTPPEERRGRDPEDMEREAARIREQEAELEAALEAAEHALEDTVAHRAELERELAVEERRLKDVARAIADRREGLARLNGQVNAARSRAASAQAEIDRLAAARDEAQERAFAAQEEYEQLKAEVDGLDADDAELTEQHEAAKRALADAEAALTAAREAATAAERRRAATQARREALALGLRRKDGTGALLGAQDRLTGLLGPAAELLSVTPGFEVPLAAAFGAAADAIAVTTPASAADAIRMLRKQDAGRAALLLAGGPEERGTHAMEGGVPRQERNDGPPYAAELVRGPAELMPAVRRLLRGIVVVGTLEDAEELVYARPELTAVTAEGDLLGAHFAHGGSAGAPSLLEVQASVDEAAAELEELAVRCEALGEAQHEATGRRKECAALVEELGERRRAAEREKSSVAQQLGRLAGQARGAAGEAERSTAAAARAQDALDRAVEEAEELAERLTVAEEMPVEEEPDTGVRDRLAADGANARQTEMEARLQVRTHEERVKGLAGRADGLDKAARAEREARARAEQRRARLRHEAAVAEAVASGARQLLAHVEVSLTRAQEERAAAENAKAHREQALGVARNEGRDLKGELDKLTDSVHRGEVLGAEKRMRIEQLESKALEEMGVEPAGLVADYGPQQPVPPSLPAEGEELPEDPEHPRNQPRPFHRAEQERRLKSAERAYQQLGKVNPLALEEFAALEERHKFLSEQLEDLKKTRTDLLQVVKEVDERVEQVFTEAYRDTARQFEGVFSRLFPGGEGRLILTDPDNMLTTGVDVEARPPGKKVKRLSLLSGGERSLTAVALLVSIFKARPSPFYVMDEVEAALDDTNLQRLIRIMQELQEASQLIVITHQKRTMEVADALYGVSMQGDGVSKVISQRLR, via the coding sequence GTGCACCTCAAGGCCCTGACCCTGCGCGGGTTCAAATCGTTCGCCTCGGCGACCACGCTGCGGTTCGAGCCGGGCATCACCTGTGTCGTGGGCCCCAACGGTTCGGGCAAGTCCAATGTCGTGGACGCGCTCAGCTGGGTCATGGGCGAGCAGGGCGCCAAGTCGCTGCGCGGCGGCAAGATGGAGGACGTCATCTTCGCCGGCACCACCGGGCGTCCCCCGCTCGGCCGGGCCGAGGTGTCCCTCACCATCGACAACTCCGACGGCGCGCTGCCCATCGAGTACGCCGAAGTCACCATCACGCGGATCATGTTCCGCAACGGCGGCAGCGAGTACCAACTCAACGGCGACACGTGTCGCCTGCTGGACATCCAGGAACTGCTGAGTGACTCCGGCATCGGCCGCGAGATGCACGTCATCGTCGGACAGGGCCAGCTCGACTCCGTACTCCACGCCGATCCGATGGGCCGCCGCGCCTTCATCGAGGAGGCCGCGGGCGTTCTCAAGCACCGCAAGCGCAAGGAGAAAGCGCTGCGGAAGCTGGACGCGATGCAGGCGAACATGGCGCGGGTCCAGGACCTGACCGACGAACTGCGTCGGCAGTTGAAGCCGCTGGGCAGGCAGGCCGCCGTCGCGCGCCGGGCCGCCGTCATCCAGGCCGATCTGCGCGACGCCCGGCTCCGTCTCCTTGCCGACGATCTCGTACGGCTGCGGCAGGCACTGCAGACCGAGATCGCCGACGAGGCCGCGCTCAAGGAACGCAAGGAAGCCGCCGAGGCCGAGCTGAAGAAGGCGCAGCAGCGCGAAGCGCTCCTGGAGGACGAGGTCCGGCAGCTCACTCCTCGCCTGCAGCGCGCCCAGCAGACCTGGTACGAGCTGTCGCAGCTCGCCGAGCGGGTGCGCGGCACGATCTCGCTGGCCGACGCGCGCGTGAAGAGCGCGACTTCGACACCTCCCGAGGAGCGGCGCGGACGCGACCCGGAGGACATGGAGCGCGAGGCCGCGCGGATCCGGGAGCAGGAGGCCGAGCTCGAAGCGGCCCTGGAGGCCGCCGAGCACGCCCTCGAGGACACCGTCGCGCACCGGGCCGAGCTGGAGCGCGAGCTCGCCGTCGAGGAACGCCGCCTCAAGGACGTCGCCCGCGCCATCGCCGACCGCCGCGAGGGGCTCGCCCGTCTCAACGGCCAGGTCAATGCCGCCCGTTCCCGGGCCGCCTCCGCCCAGGCCGAGATCGACCGCCTCGCCGCCGCGCGCGACGAGGCCCAGGAGCGGGCGTTCGCGGCCCAGGAGGAGTACGAGCAGCTGAAGGCCGAGGTCGACGGCCTCGACGCGGACGACGCCGAGCTGACGGAGCAGCACGAGGCGGCCAAGCGGGCGCTGGCCGACGCGGAAGCGGCGCTGACGGCGGCCCGCGAGGCGGCCACGGCAGCGGAACGCAGGCGCGCCGCGACCCAGGCCCGCCGTGAGGCACTCGCCCTCGGACTGCGCCGCAAGGACGGCACGGGAGCCCTGCTCGGCGCGCAGGACCGCCTCACCGGACTCCTCGGCCCCGCGGCCGAACTCCTCTCGGTCACCCCCGGCTTCGAGGTCCCGCTGGCCGCCGCCTTCGGCGCCGCGGCCGACGCCATCGCCGTCACCACCCCCGCCTCGGCGGCGGACGCCATCCGCATGCTCCGCAAGCAGGACGCGGGCCGGGCGGCGTTGCTGCTGGCGGGCGGGCCGGAGGAGCGGGGCACGCACGCGATGGAGGGCGGCGTACCTCGTCAGGAACGGAACGACGGACCTCCGTACGCCGCCGAACTCGTCCGGGGCCCCGCCGAGCTCATGCCCGCCGTACGGCGGCTGCTGCGCGGGATCGTCGTGGTCGGCACGCTCGAGGACGCCGAGGAACTCGTCTACGCGCGGCCGGAGCTGACCGCGGTCACCGCTGAAGGGGACCTGCTGGGGGCGCATTTCGCGCACGGCGGGTCGGCCGGGGCGCCGAGTCTGCTGGAGGTGCAGGCGTCCGTCGACGAGGCGGCGGCGGAGCTCGAGGAGCTGGCTGTGCGGTGTGAGGCGCTCGGCGAGGCACAGCACGAGGCCACCGGGCGGCGGAAGGAATGTGCCGCGCTCGTCGAGGAGTTGGGCGAGCGGCGGCGGGCCGCCGAGCGGGAGAAGTCGTCCGTGGCGCAGCAGCTGGGGCGGCTGGCCGGGCAGGCGCGGGGTGCGGCGGGGGAGGCCGAGCGGAGTACCGCCGCGGCCGCGCGGGCGCAGGACGCGCTCGACCGGGCCGTGGAGGAGGCGGAGGAGCTGGCCGAGCGGCTCACCGTCGCCGAGGAGATGCCGGTGGAGGAGGAGCCCGACACCGGCGTACGGGACCGGCTGGCCGCCGATGGCGCCAACGCGCGGCAGACCGAGATGGAGGCCCGGCTCCAGGTGCGTACGCACGAGGAGCGGGTCAAGGGGCTCGCCGGGCGGGCCGACGGACTCGACAAGGCCGCGCGGGCCGAACGCGAGGCACGCGCGCGTGCCGAGCAGCGGCGGGCCAGGCTGCGGCACGAGGCAGCGGTCGCCGAGGCCGTCGCCTCCGGCGCGCGGCAGCTGCTCGCGCACGTCGAGGTCTCGCTGACCAGGGCCCAGGAGGAGCGGGCCGCCGCCGAGAACGCCAAGGCCCACCGGGAGCAGGCGCTCGGTGTCGCCCGCAACGAAGGACGCGACCTCAAGGGCGAGCTCGACAAACTCACGGATTCGGTTCACCGCGGTGAGGTGCTCGGCGCCGAGAAGCGGATGCGCATCGAGCAGCTGGAGTCGAAGGCGCTGGAGGAGATGGGTGTCGAACCGGCGGGTCTGGTGGCCGACTACGGCCCGCAGCAGCCGGTGCCGCCCTCGCTCCCCGCCGAGGGTGAGGAACTGCCCGAGGACCCGGAGCACCCGCGCAACCAGCCCCGGCCGTTCCACCGCGCCGAGCAGGAGCGGCGGCTCAAGTCAGCCGAACGGGCGTACCAGCAGCTCGGGAAGGTCAACCCGCTCGCCCTTGAGGAGTTCGCCGCGCTGGAGGAGCGCCACAAGTTCCTCAGCGAGCAGTTGGAGGACCTCAAGAAGACGCGCACGGACCTGCTTCAAGTGGTGAAGGAGGTCGACGAGCGCGTCGAGCAGGTCTTCACCGAGGCGTACCGGGACACCGCCCGGCAGTTCGAGGGGGTCTTCAGCCGGCTGTTCCCGGGCGGGGAGGGGCGGCTGATCCTGACCGATCCCGACAACATGCTCACCACGGGCGTCGATGTGGAGGCCCGTCCTCCGGGCAAGAAGGTCAAGCGGCTGAGCCTGCTCTCCGGTGGCGAACGGTCCCTGACCGCCGTGGCCCTGCTCGTGTCGATCTTCAAGGCGCGGCCCAGTCCGTTCTATGTGATGGACGAGGTCGAGGCGGCGCTCGACGACACCAACCTCCAGCGGCTGATCCGGATCATGCAGGAGCTGCAGGAGGCCTCGCAGCTGATCGTGATCACGCACCAGAAGCGCACGATGGAGGTCGCCGACGCGTTGTACGGCGTCTCGATGCAGGGCGACGGTGTGTCAAAGGTCATCAGCCAGCGACTTCGCTAG
- a CDS encoding winged helix-turn-helix transcriptional regulator, with protein MESAVRTAERGGSEDLAYSVFARNCPSRGTLEHVTGRWGALTLGVLHEGTLRFNELRRRVDGISEKMLSQTLQALERDGLVHRDAQPTNPPRVDYTLTPLGREVAERLLTLIHFMEGRMDDVLESRERYDETRRG; from the coding sequence ATGGAATCAGCTGTGCGGACTGCCGAGCGCGGTGGGTCCGAGGACCTCGCGTACAGCGTGTTCGCCCGGAACTGCCCGTCCCGGGGCACGCTGGAGCACGTCACCGGCCGCTGGGGCGCGCTCACCCTCGGGGTCCTGCACGAGGGCACGCTCCGTTTCAACGAGCTGCGCCGCCGTGTCGACGGAATCAGCGAGAAGATGCTCTCCCAGACGCTCCAGGCGCTGGAGCGCGACGGCCTGGTGCACCGCGACGCCCAGCCGACCAATCCGCCACGCGTCGACTACACACTCACGCCGCTTGGCCGCGAGGTCGCCGAGCGCCTGCTGACCCTCATCCACTTCATGGAGGGCCGCATGGACGACGTACTCGAGTCCCGCGAGCGCTACGACGAGACGCGCCGCGGCTGA
- a CDS encoding acylphosphatase: protein MNEVVRVVVWVRGRVQGVGFRWFTRAKALEIGGLSGFALNLDDGRVQVVAEGPRAGCQSLLDWLQGDDTPGRVDGVTEIWDTPRGIYDGFLIR, encoded by the coding sequence ATGAACGAGGTTGTACGGGTGGTCGTCTGGGTACGCGGGAGGGTCCAGGGCGTGGGTTTCCGCTGGTTCACGCGGGCCAAGGCGCTGGAGATCGGGGGGCTGAGTGGTTTTGCTCTCAATTTGGACGACGGACGGGTCCAAGTGGTCGCGGAGGGCCCTCGGGCCGGCTGCCAGAGCCTGCTGGACTGGCTCCAGGGGGACGACACACCCGGGCGCGTGGACGGAGTCACTGAGATCTGGGACACGCCCCGCGGGATCTACGACGGCTTCCTCATCCGCTGA
- the rpmF gene encoding 50S ribosomal protein L32 has translation MAVPKRKMSRSNTRHRRSQWKAAVPNLVACERCHEPKLQHIACPACGTYNKRQVLEV, from the coding sequence GTGGCTGTTCCGAAGCGGAAGATGTCGCGCAGCAACACGCGCCACCGCCGGTCGCAGTGGAAGGCTGCGGTCCCCAACCTGGTTGCGTGTGAGCGCTGCCACGAGCCCAAGCTGCAGCACATCGCGTGCCCCGCTTGCGGCACCTATAACAAGCGCCAGGTCCTCGAGGTCTGA
- the rsmD gene encoding 16S rRNA (guanine(966)-N(2))-methyltransferase RsmD → MTRVIAGRAGGRRLAVPPGTGTRPTSDRAREGLFSTWQSLLGGPLEGERVLDLYAGSGAVGLEALSRGAGHTLLVEADARAARVIRENVKSLGLPGAEVRPGKAEQIIQTPAPADPYDLVFLDPPYAVSDDDLREILLTLRTGGWLAADALVTVERSTRGGEFGWPDGFAAIRARRYGEGTFWYGRAASTCEDAR, encoded by the coding sequence ATGACCCGCGTGATCGCCGGCCGGGCCGGCGGACGCCGCCTGGCCGTCCCGCCGGGCACAGGCACCCGGCCCACCTCCGACCGGGCGCGCGAGGGCCTCTTCTCCACCTGGCAGTCGCTGCTCGGCGGCCCCCTGGAGGGCGAGCGCGTCCTCGACCTGTACGCCGGGTCGGGCGCCGTGGGGCTCGAGGCGCTCAGCCGTGGCGCCGGACACACCCTGCTCGTCGAGGCCGACGCCCGCGCGGCCCGCGTCATCCGCGAGAACGTGAAGTCACTGGGCCTGCCCGGCGCCGAGGTCAGACCGGGCAAAGCGGAACAGATCATCCAGACGCCGGCGCCTGCGGACCCGTACGACCTGGTCTTCCTCGACCCCCCGTACGCCGTCTCCGACGACGATCTTCGCGAGATTCTGCTCACACTCCGGACGGGGGGCTGGCTCGCGGCCGATGCCCTCGTCACCGTGGAGCGCAGCACCAGAGGCGGCGAATTCGGGTGGCCGGACGGTTTCGCGGCGATCAGGGCCCGTCGTTACGGCGAGGGGACGTTTTGGTACGGTCGCGCCGCCTCTACGTGCGAAGACGCACGATGA
- the mutM gene encoding bifunctional DNA-formamidopyrimidine glycosylase/DNA-(apurinic or apyrimidinic site) lyase, which yields MPELPEVEVVRRGLERWVSGRVVKTVEVRHPRAVRRHLAGPDGFAKALAGHRVGEARRRGKYLWLPLADSPYSVLAHLGMSGQLLVQPEDAPDEKHLRVRIRFEDGQGTELRFVDQRTFGGLSLHENTSDGLPDVIAHIARDPLDPLFDDAAFHTALRGRRTTIKRALLDQSLISGVGNIYADEALWRSKLHYERPTGTFTRPRTTELLGHIRDVMNDALAAGGTSFDSLYVNVNGESGYFDRSLDAYGREGEPCGRCGTPIRRRAWMNRSSYFCPRCQRPPRASA from the coding sequence GTGCCCGAGTTGCCCGAGGTCGAAGTCGTGCGGCGCGGCCTGGAGCGCTGGGTCAGTGGCCGGGTCGTGAAGACGGTGGAGGTACGGCATCCCCGGGCCGTGCGGCGGCACTTGGCGGGGCCCGACGGCTTCGCGAAGGCGCTCGCGGGCCATCGCGTGGGAGAGGCCAGGCGCCGGGGCAAGTACCTGTGGCTGCCCCTCGCAGACTCCCCGTACTCCGTCCTTGCGCACCTCGGCATGAGCGGCCAGCTCCTGGTCCAGCCCGAGGACGCCCCGGACGAGAAGCACCTGCGCGTCCGCATCCGCTTCGAGGACGGCCAGGGAACCGAGCTGCGCTTCGTCGACCAGCGCACCTTCGGCGGCCTCTCCCTGCACGAGAACACCTCGGACGGCCTTCCGGACGTCATCGCGCACATCGCCCGCGACCCGCTCGACCCCCTCTTCGACGACGCCGCCTTCCACACGGCGCTGCGCGGGCGACGTACGACGATCAAACGGGCGCTGCTCGACCAGTCGCTGATCAGCGGAGTCGGCAACATCTACGCGGACGAGGCGCTCTGGCGCTCCAAGCTGCACTACGAACGCCCCACGGGAACCTTCACCCGGCCGCGCACCACCGAGCTGCTCGGCCACATCCGCGACGTCATGAACGACGCCCTCGCCGCCGGCGGCACCAGCTTCGACAGCCTCTACGTCAACGTCAACGGGGAGTCGGGCTACTTCGACCGCTCGCTCGACGCGTACGGGCGGGAGGGCGAGCCCTGCGGGCGGTGCGGGACACCGATACGGCGGCGTGCCTGGATGAACCGGTCCAGCTACTTCTGCCCGCGGTGCCAGCGGCCGCCGCGCGCGAGCGCCTAG
- a CDS encoding DUF177 domain-containing protein, translating to MALNARLDHRNPLVFDTHELGRRPGALQRLSRTIEAPKDLGIQGVIGVPEGAPVELELRLESVMEGVLVTGTARALAKGECVRCLEPLELELDAEFQEMFSYPDADDRGRPKAEPADDAEDDEDTLFLEDGLFDLEVVLRDAVVLALPMQPVCQDDCPGLCSECGARLADAPDHHHDAVDIRWAALQGLAGSLEDGEKDELGGGALSSAHADEKQEK from the coding sequence ATGGCTCTGAACGCCCGCCTCGACCACCGCAACCCGCTCGTGTTCGACACACATGAGCTGGGGCGGCGTCCTGGCGCGCTGCAGCGCCTCTCCCGCACGATCGAGGCTCCCAAGGACCTCGGGATCCAGGGAGTCATCGGAGTGCCGGAAGGCGCCCCGGTGGAGCTCGAACTCCGGCTTGAGTCGGTCATGGAAGGTGTGCTTGTCACAGGCACCGCCCGTGCACTGGCCAAGGGGGAGTGCGTAAGGTGTCTGGAGCCGCTCGAGCTGGAGCTCGACGCGGAATTCCAGGAGATGTTCTCGTACCCTGACGCCGACGACCGGGGCCGCCCCAAAGCGGAGCCGGCCGACGACGCCGAGGACGACGAGGACACGCTCTTCCTCGAGGACGGCCTGTTCGACCTCGAAGTCGTGCTGCGTGATGCGGTGGTGCTCGCACTGCCGATGCAGCCGGTGTGCCAGGACGACTGCCCCGGCCTGTGCTCCGAATGCGGAGCCCGGCTCGCGGACGCCCCGGACCACCACCACGACGCCGTCGACATCCGTTGGGCGGCACTGCAGGGACTCGCCGGTTCACTCGAAGATGGCGAGAAGGACGAGTTGGGCGGCGGCGCGCTTTCATCTGCGCACGCCGACGAGAAGCAGGAGAAGTAG
- the coaD gene encoding pantetheine-phosphate adenylyltransferase, protein MRRAVCPGSFDPITNGHLDIIARASKLYDVVHVAVMINQSKKGLFEIDERIELIREVTAEFGNVEVEAFHGLLVDFCKQRDIPAIVKGLRAVSDFDYELQMAQMNIGLSGVETLFVPTNPTYSFLSSSLVKEVATWGGDVSHLVPPVVLEALKERLSHD, encoded by the coding sequence TTGCGCCGCGCCGTCTGTCCCGGGTCGTTCGACCCGATTACCAACGGACATCTCGACATCATCGCCAGAGCCTCCAAGCTGTACGACGTCGTGCACGTCGCGGTGATGATCAACCAGTCCAAGAAGGGTCTCTTCGAGATCGACGAGCGGATCGAGCTGATCCGCGAGGTCACCGCCGAGTTCGGCAACGTCGAGGTCGAGGCGTTCCACGGCCTCCTCGTCGACTTCTGCAAGCAGCGCGACATCCCCGCGATCGTCAAGGGCCTGCGCGCCGTCAGCGACTTCGACTACGAACTGCAGATGGCCCAGATGAACATCGGCCTGTCGGGTGTGGAGACCCTCTTCGTCCCCACCAACCCGACCTACAGCTTCCTGTCGTCCTCGCTCGTCAAGGAGGTCGCGACCTGGGGCGGCGACGTCTCCCACCTGGTGCCACCCGTGGTCCTCGAGGCGCTCAAGGAGCGTCTCAGCCACGACTGA
- the rnc gene encoding ribonuclease III produces the protein MSDAQADSNAKKKADTASSHTLLEGRLGYKLESALLVRALTHRSYAYENGGLPTNERLEFLGDSVLGLVVTDTLYTTHPDLPEGQLAKLRAAVVNSRALAEVGRGLELGSFIRLGRGEEGTGGRDKASILADTLEAVIGAVYLDQGLEAAGELVHRLFDPLIEKSSNLGAGLDWKTSLQELTATEGLGVPEYLVSETGPDHEKTFTAAARVGGVSYGTGTGRSKKEAEQQAAESAWRAIRSAADERAKSARAAAEEAAAQVTEENADTSSAPTSDSATA, from the coding sequence ATGTCTGACGCCCAGGCGGATTCAAACGCCAAGAAAAAGGCGGACACAGCCTCGTCCCACACGCTTCTGGAAGGGCGGCTCGGCTACAAGCTCGAGTCCGCCCTTCTGGTGCGTGCACTGACCCACCGTTCGTACGCGTACGAGAACGGCGGTCTGCCGACCAACGAACGCCTGGAGTTCCTCGGGGACTCCGTGCTCGGCCTCGTGGTCACGGACACGCTGTACACCACCCACCCCGACCTCCCAGAAGGCCAACTGGCCAAGCTGAGGGCCGCGGTGGTCAATTCTCGTGCGCTGGCAGAGGTGGGCCGCGGGCTCGAACTCGGCTCCTTCATCCGGCTCGGCCGGGGCGAGGAAGGCACGGGAGGCCGGGACAAGGCATCCATCCTCGCCGACACCCTTGAAGCGGTGATCGGCGCGGTCTATCTCGACCAGGGTCTGGAAGCGGCGGGCGAACTCGTCCACCGGCTCTTCGACCCGCTGATCGAGAAGTCCTCGAATCTCGGTGCCGGCCTGGACTGGAAGACCAGTCTCCAGGAGCTCACCGCGACCGAAGGGCTCGGGGTTCCCGAGTACCTGGTCTCGGAGACCGGCCCGGACCACGAGAAGACCTTTACTGCTGCCGCCCGCGTCGGAGGCGTCTCGTACGGCACCGGCACCGGCCGCAGCAAGAAGGAAGCGGAACAGCAGGCCGCGGAGTCCGCGTGGCGTGCGATCCGTTCCGCCGCGGACGAACGCGCGAAGTCGGCCAGGGCTGCCGCAGAAGAAGCGGCTGCCCAGGTCACCGAGGAGAACGCCGACACCTCCTCGGCCCCGACGAGCGATTCGGCCACGGCCTGA